A window of Microbispora hainanensis genomic DNA:
TCCGGCTGGAGCGGCACGATGCCGAACGGCGACCCGATCAACAGCAACTCGACCTTCATCTCCATCCGGTCCTGGTACAAGAACGACCCGGACTGGCCGAAGGTCCAGTCGTACCTGAACGGCGGCACCCCTCCGGTCTTCCACTACCACCGCTTCTGGGCGCAGACCGACGTGGCCACCGCGTACGGACAGTACGGCCTGCTCTTCCCCAACGGCTGAGCACGCCCCGTAAGCCGGGGTGCGGTGTCGCCTGACCCTTCACCGCACCCCAAGGAAGTGTCCCTCCGGGACACGACCGAGTAAGCCGGGGCGCGGCGGCGCCTGACCCGCCGCCGCGCCCCCGACCCCCCACCTCTGTGAGGCTCATCCCCATGCGGCGTACGTTCCCTGCACTTGCGGCGCTGATCATCTCCACCGCGGTCGTCCCGGCCGCCGTTCCCCAGTCGGCTTCCGCCGCCCCGGCGTTCAACTACGGCGAGGCGCTGCAGAAGTCGCTCTTCTTCTATGAGGCCCAGCAGTCCGGCACACTGCCGTCCACCAACCGCGTCACCTGGCGCGGCGACTCGGCGCTCAACGACGGCAAGGACGTCGGTCTCGACCTGACCGGCGGCTGGTACGACGCGGGCGACCACGTCAAGTTCGGCCTGCCGATGGCGTTCAGCGCGACGATGCTGGCATGGGGCGCGGTGGACTACCGCGACGCCTACGCCTCGTCCGGGCAGCTCACCTACCTGATGAACAGCCTGCGCTTCGTCAACGACTACTTCGTCAAGGCGCACCCCTCCTCCAACGTCCTGTACGGCCAGGTCGGCAACGGCAACGCCGACCACGCCTGGTGGGGGGCGGCCGAGGTGCTGCCGATGAGCAGGCCCTCGTACAAGATCGACGCCTCGTGCGGCGGATCCGACCTGGCCGGTGAGACGGCGGCCGCGATGGCGGCCTCCTCGATCGTCTTCCGGCCCACCGACCCGTCGTACGCCGACAAGCTGCTCACCCACGCCAAGCAGCTCTACACGTTCGCCGACACCGTGCGGGGCAAGTACAGCGACTGCATCACCGACGCGCAGAACTTCTACAAGTCCTGGAGCGGCTACAACGACGAGCTGGTGTGGGGGGCCATCTGGCTCTACCGCGCCACCCAGGACTCCTCCTACCTCGCCAAGGCCGAGTCGTACTACGCCAACCTCGGCACCGAGCCGCAGTCGACCACCAAGTCGTACAAGTGGACGATCGCCTGGGACGACAAGTCGTACGGCTGCTACGTGCTGCTGGCGAAGCTGACCGGCAAGCAGCAGTACGCCGACGACGCGAACCGGTGGCTCGACTGGTGGACGGTCGGCGTGAACGGGCAGCGGGTGAACTACTCCCCCGGCGGCCAGGCCGTGCTCGACTCCTGGGGATCGCTCCGCTACGCCGCCAACACCGCGTTCGTCGCGCTCTACTACAGCGACTGGCTCACCGACTCCACGCGCAAGGCCCGCTACCACGACTTCGCCGTACGGCAGATCAACTACGCGCTCGGCGACAACCCGCGCAAGTCGTCGTACGAGATCGGCTTCGGGAACAACCCGCCGCGCAACCCGCACCACCGCACCGCGCACGGCACCTGGACCAACAACCTGAACGGTGAGCCGGCGCAGAGCCGCCACATCCTGTACGGCGCGCTCGTCGGCGGCCCCAAGTCGGCCGACGACGCCTACACCGACAGCCGCGCCGACTACACGATGAACGAGGTCGCCACCGACTACAACGCCGGCTTCACCAGCGCGCTGGTGCGGCTCTACAAGGAGTACGGCGGCACCCCGCTGTCGAACTTCCCCGTCGCGGAGACCCCCGACGGCCCGGAGATCTACCTCCAGGCGGCGGTCAACGCCAGCGGCCAGAACTTCACCGAGATCAAGACCCTGGTCTACAACCACTCGGCCTGGCCCGCCCGCGCCCTGACCGACGGCTCGTTCCGCTACTACTTCACCCTGGACGGCGACACCACGCCGAGCCAGATCACGCTGACGGCCAACTACAACCAGTGCAAGCCGCCGACCGGCCCGACGCAGTTCTCCGGCAGGGTCTACTACGTCACGATCGACTGCTCCGGCCAGGTCATCGCTCCGCAGGGACAGTCGGAGTCGCGGCGTGAGGTGCAGTTCCGCATCGCCAGCTCCGGTTCGTGGGACCCGTCGAACGACTGGTCGTACACGGGGGTGTCCACCACCCCGTCCACGCCGGTGACGGTGCAGAACATGACGCTGTACTCGGGATCGACCAAGATCTGGGGCAATGCGCCCGGGGCCGAGCCGTCCCCGTCGCCCAGCCCCTCGGTCTCGCCGTCGCCGTCCCCGTCCCCGTCCCCGTCGCCCTCCGCCTCGCCGTCCCCGTCCCCGTCCCCGTCGCCGTCGCCCAGCCCGTCTCCGTCGCCCAGCCCGTCGCCGTCGCCCAGCCCGTCGCCGGCGACCGGCAAGGCGTGCACCGCGACGTACACGCTGGTCAACTCGTGGCAGGGCGGCTTCCAGGCGGACATCACCGTACGCAACTCCGGCGCCTCGGCCATCTCCGGCTGGACGGTGACCTGGTCGTTCCCGAGCGGCCAGACCATCTCCCAGCTCTGGAGCGGCACGGTCAGCCAGAGCGGATCGAACGTCACGGTGACGAACCTGTCGTGGAACGGCAACCTGGGCTCCGGCGCCACGACGAACTTCGGCTTCACCGGCAACGGCTCGGGCACCGCCCCGTCGACCGTCACCTGCACCCCCGCGTAGCCCGCGTTCCCGGGCTCGCCCCAGTCGCCCGCCTTCCCCAGACGGACCCCTCTCTGGGGGAGGCGGGCATCCACGTAAGCGCCGAGCAAGGGAGAGATCGATGATCAGAAGGACGATCGCCGCGACAGGCCTCATCCTGGCGACCGCGGGGATCACGGCCGCCCCCGCATCCGCGGACTCGATCGGCTGCAAGGCGGTCTACACGGTCACCAGCCAGTGGCCCGGAACGCGGGACGCCGTCTCGCTCGGGCAGGTCACGGTGACCAACAGCGGCTCGTGGGCGATCAAGGGCTGGCGTGTGTCGTGGCGCTACACCGACGGCAGCGTGATCACCCAGGTGTGGGGGGCAGTGCCCCTCCCGGTGATCGGCACCGTCGGGTCGTACGCCTTCGGCAACGAGACCTACAACGGCGAGCTGCCGATCGGCGGCTCGACCGTCTTCGGCTTCGCCGCCCGCCTGGGCGGCGGAAGGGCCCCCGAGGTGACCTGCACGCCCGCCTGATCTGCGGGCGCTGCACAGCCCCCTCTCAAGCAGGCGGGTCTCACGCACGTTGATCCGGACGCCGACGATCCCCCGGGACACATTCCCGGGGGATCGTCGTCTCGCGTTATATGGACCTGACGCGGCCGGACATGTCACATCACGACATGCCGGATCACCACGACTCCGGAGGCAGGTTCACGTCGCCGACACGGTCGTAGATGACGGTCTCGTCCTCCAGCCTGACGACCATGACACGGCGGGCGAGTCCCGCTCGCTCCAGCGCCTTCGCCGACTCGACGGCGTTCTTGGCGTAGTGGTAACGGTCACGGCTACCGGTGAACGGGCTCTCCCTGTCGCACCTGACCTCGTAGCGGTCATCCGGCCAGGGCTGACGAAGCCCGTCAGTCGTACTGCGCTCGGTAGCGGTCGCGGTCATTGCACACCTCTCATGTCGCGGAGGGACCTCCGCTAAGAAAGACCCCCCTGCCCCCCCGAGGCATAAGTATTGCCCATATGCAACATTTGTTTCACAGCACCCCCTCAGATGGGAGCCGTCGTCGAGCCTTCCGGCCAGGAGCACCGCGACGAGCATGCCCGCCCCCTGTGCGGCGACAGCCACCCGGCCTGCCCGGGCGGCATGCCGTCGACCGTCTGGAAATACAGCGGCACCGCGAACGCCGCGGCGAAGGGCAGGAGCACGGCCGACAGGATGCTCGTCAGCAGCAACAAGGGGACGGCGAGGAAGAAGATCCACCGCCAGGACAGCGCGTTGATGACCGCGCCCGCGACGACGGGCCCGGCCAGCATGTGCGGCGGCGGGGCGTCGGACGGCCGCCCGTCGTACGGCGGCGGAGCGGCCTCGGGACCGGGAGCGCCGGCGGCGTGGGCGCCTTCCGCGAGCAGGGTGTCGGCGGGGTGCCCGGCGCCGAGGAGGCGCAGCAGGATCTCCCGGGCGGCTGGGCGGCGGGACCGACCGTCTGCCCGGCGATCTGCTCGGGCGCCATGTAGGCGGGGGTGCCCACGACCGCGCTCGACACGGTGCCGGTGGCGTTCAGCACCCGCGCGATCCCGAAGTCGGCGGCGAGGTCCACGGTGCGGCCCGTGGAGGAGTGACCGGCGCCTTCGAGTAGCATCCGGCAGGCCAGGAGGGATTTGTCCCACGGTGGGGTGATTCGGTCGGGCCGTATAGATTACTGACGGCATCTATCACGAGGCCCGACCCACCCCTGCGGCGTGGTGCATGGCTATCCCGCCCTCTGGCGAGCAGGAGACCGATCCCTTGAGCTGGTTCATCACGGACGACCCCGAAGTGCTTCGCTCCGAGGCGGGGTCGTTCCGACCGCACCTGCGCCTCCACCGTCTCGACCGGCTTGTGCGCCCTGACGTCGCACCGCCGGGGGCGCCGCGGGCGGCGACCGGCGATGACCGGGCTCTTCTTCATGACTGGTGCACCCGTTTCGTCACGGAAGCCGGCTTGCTCGGAGCCGATCTCGACGTGTTCGTCGACGAGCGGCTGAGCCAGGGCGGCTGGCGGCTGTGGACGGTCGGGGACGAACCTGTGGCCATGGCCGCCATGACGTCGGTGGTGGCCGGCACGGCCCGCATCACTCCCGTCTACACGCTGCCCGGACACCGCGGCCGGGGCCACGGCTCGGCCGTCACCGCGGCCGTTTCCCAGGCGGCTCTCGACGCCGGCGCGGAACACGTGCTCCTCTTCACCGACCTCGCCGACGCGACGAGCAACAGCGTCTACCAGCGCATCGGATACCGCCCCGTCTCCGACTACCGGATCGTGGTGCCTTGACACCGCAGCCGGCTGCCGGTGAGAGCCGGCCGGGACAGGACACGAGACACCCTCGGCCGCCCAGGCCCGAGGCTTCCAGACAGAGGTGACACCCATGACGAACGTGTCAGGCGGAGCCGATGAACAGCTCGCGGCGGCCGCGTCCCCGGGCGGCCGTGCCCCGCGAGCCCTGTGGCGCCCCGGGAGCATGGCCCGCGTGACCGCCAACTTCCGCCAGTACCTCACCGGTTGGGGCGTGGCGGACCGTGGTGAGGGCGACCTCGACTACTTCCGCAGCGGGCTGGCTCAGCCGCAGTTCAACGGAGTGGTCCGGATCCGCTCCCTGGATGCGGTCGAGCAGATCGCTGCCACCGCACGGGACCGGCTCGCGGGAGTGCCCTGGTGGTGGTGGATCGGCCCGGACAGCCCCGCGGGCACGTCGTCCGCCCTGACCACGCTCGGAGCACAGGAACCCCCAACGCTCCCCGTGATGGCCAGATCGCTCGACCAGGCTGTGGATCCGATGGATCAACCAGCCGGCCTGCGGATCGAGGCGGTGACCGGTTACGACCGGCTGCCGGAACTGGTACGCACCTACAGCGCTTCCATGGGCATCGCGCCGGACCTCGAACCCGGCATCGTACGGATCGAGTCGCGACGCCGGGACAACGCGGACATCGTCCGCCTGGCGGCGGTTCTCGAGGACCGTGTGGTCGGGACGGCCACAGTGATCGCAGCCCACGACGTGGCCGGGATCTTCCTCGTCCACGTCGCGGACACGCATCGCCGGCGCGGCATCGGCGCGGCACTGACCGCGGCGGCGCTCCGCGCGGGACAGGACCGCGGCACGCGGCTGGCAGCACTCGCCGCGAGCCCGGCCGGTGAGCCGCTGTATCGGCGCTTCGGTTTCGTCGAAGTCGCGCAGTACCGCCTCTTCGCCTTCCCCGCCTAGCGTCATCTGTCACCTGTACGGAGTGAGGATCAGCCGCTCGCCACACCCCCCTCATCATGCGAGGGCGTGCCTGAGCCGCGTGGCGGCGGCCACGGCGGGCCACAGGCGGGTGGCCAGGTTCCTGGCGACGATGCCGCCTCGCGTCGCGGGGACCAGGAGTGCCGACGCCTGCGCGACGTTGCGCTGCCTGGGGTCCACCAGGCGCCGGTGCGCCGCCTCGTACGCGCGGAAGGCCGCCGCGGGATCGCCGGAGTGGGCGGCCAGCGCCTCGGCGAGGGTGAACGCCCCCGCCATGGCCAGGGTGGAGCCGTCCCCGAACAGTGACACGCAGGACGCGGCGTCGCCGAGGAGCGCGACGCGGCCATTCCACCAGCGGGGCAGGCGCACCTGGCTGACCGAGTCGAAGTAGAGGTCGTCGGCGGCGCGCACGTGATCGAGCAGTTCCGGCGCCCGCCAGGCCACACCGGCGAAGGCGTCGATCAACATCCGCTTGTGCTGCTCGGTGTCGCGGTGGTCGAAGCCGGGCTCCTCGGGGCTCCGGTAGAGGAAGAACGCGCCCGCGGGCCGGGGATTGACGGCGACCGCCTTGCCGGGCGTGTTGTGCATGAGGATGTCCCGGCCGCCCCCGGCGGCCCCTTCGGGCAGCGGCGTCGTCGCGACGTACAGGCCCATGTGCCGCACGAGCCCGCTCTGCGGCGTCCCCGTCTCCCGGCCGAACGCGAGGCGCCGTGTCACCGAGTGCAGGCCGTCGGCCCCGATCACCAGGTCGAAGCGGCGGGGCGCGGCGCGCTCGAAGGTGACGTCCACCCCGTGCTCGTCCTGGTCGAGCGCCGTGATCGAGTCGTCGAAGAGGAACTCGGCGCGGTCGCGGCTCGCCTCGTAGAGGATCGACGCGAGGTCGCCGCGCGGCACCTCGACCTCGTCCGGCCGCTGCACGGCGCGCATGTCCATCCGGCCGACCCGCCTGCCCGCCGCGTCGACGAAGCCGACCCCCGTCGTGCCGGTGGCGGCCCGGCGCAGCCGGGGCATGACGCCCATGCGTTCCGCGACGGGGACGGCCGGCCCCCGGACGTCCACCGGGTTGCCGCTGGACCGGAGCCGTCCCCCGCGTTCCACGACCGTGACCCGGAATCCGTGCCCGGCCAGGCAGTAGGCCAGCGTCGGCCCCGCGATCCCGGCCCCCGAGATCAGCACAGTGCTCATGACACACCCCTAACCGGAGGATTTTCCTCCACATAAGCGACGGTATCCTAAACGGAGGAAAATCGTCCAGATCCTTCTGATGAGGTGGCCGTGGAGAAGGGGCTGCGCGCCGACGCGCGCCGCAACCGGGACCTGATCATCGCCGCGGCCCAGGAGCTGTTCCTGGAAGAGGGCATCGACGTGCCGCTGGAGGAGGTCGCCCGCCGCGCCGGCGTCGGCGTCGGCACGCTCTACCGCCGCTTCCCCGACCGGGACGCGCTGCTCCGGGCGGTGGGCGAGAAGAACCTCCGCCGCCTGGTGGACCTGGTGGAGACGTCCTGGCGCGAGGAGCCGGACGCCTGGCACGCGTTGTGCCGCTTCCTGCGCGGCTCGGTCGCCCTGCGGATCGGCGTGCTGGCGGCGAAGCTCCAGCCGCATCTGCACCAGCAACTGCGCACCGGCCCCGGCCTGAACGCGATGCGGCAGCAGGTGATCGCCGGTGTCCTGCGCATGGTCGAGCAGGCGCAGGCGGACGGCGCGCTGCGCGCCGACATCGGTCCCGTCGACGTCGCGCTGCTGATGACCCTGAACGTGTACACGCCGCCGGGCATGCACAGCGAGCAGGCCATGGAACGCGTGGTCGAGATCATGCTGAACGGCCTGCGCGCCGACGCGGGATCACCCCTCCCCGGAACCCGGCTCGGCGAGGACGAGCTGAGCCACTACATCGCCGTACGGTTCCCGCCCGACGAGTGACGCCCGGGCGACGGCGAGCCTCCGGCAGGGGCTGTCGCAGAATTATTATGTGCCGCATAATAATCGCGTGGTGAGCGAGGAGGCCGTCGCGGCGATCAGGTCCTGGACACGGCTCGACCAGGCGATCACCGCGTTCAACCGGCGGGTGGAGGCGCGGTTCGGCGTTACCGGGGCGCAACTGGCGATCCTCCGGCTGGTGGCCGAATGGGGGCCGCGGTTGCGTCTGGCCGACCTGCGCGACCGGCTGGTCATGCACCCCGCCACCATCGGCCAGCTCCTGGACCGCCTGGCCGCCCGCGGCCTGGTGGAGCTGACCCCTGATCCCGACGACCGCCGCCGCCGCATCGTGAGCCTGACGCCGGAGGGCCGCCGCGTCGCGGAGGAGGCCCCGCTGTCCGGTCCGGTGCGGCTGCGCCACGCCCCCGCGGACGCCGAACGCCTGCGCCGGTTGGCGGCCGCTCTCGACGACGCGGTCGTCCTGTTCGGACTGGAGGATTACGCCACATGACCTCACCGGAGAACGGCATCACGGTGCTCGGCGTCGACAACGTCCTGTTCACCATCGGCGACCTGGACGAAGCCGTGAGGTTCTACACCACGCTCGGTCTTCCGCTCGCCTTCCGGATGGACGAGCGCGGCATCGCGCTGTTCCGGCTGGGCGGCGAGCCGGCGGGGCTGCTCGTACGCCGCGGCGATGTCTCCGCGGGTTCCGGCGACGGGCGGCCGCGGCTGTGGCTGGAGGTGGCCGACGCCCGGGCCGTCGCGCGAACCCTGCGGGAGGCGGGTGTCGCCGCCCTCGCCGACCCCTTCCCGGTCGCGACCGGCTGGACCGTCGAGGTCGCCGATCCCTGGGGCAACGTGGTCGGCTTCACGGACTACACCACCATGCCCGAGCGAGGCCGCGGCGCCTGACGCCCTCCCGAACCCGCGACCCCAACGGAGCGTTGTCCACAGGCGGCGGCGGAGCGGCCGGGGAGCCCCGTCACCGCTGCTAGCGTTCCGACTTGGCGGGAGGAGACGGTGTGCCGGTGATTCGACACGGCCTGCGGCGGCGGGCGGTCCGCGCCCTGGGTGACGGAGACGGCGTGCTCGTGATGCACGCCGCCCGAAGCCGGGCGGAGGAGGCCGCATGGTCGTGATCCACGCCGCCTGGGACGGCGGGAGACTCGTGCTCTGGGCGGAGCAGACGTCCGGCGCGGAGCCTGTGGTCTCCCGTGCCGAGGTGCGTCCCCATCCCTTCGCCGTCCCGGCGAGCGTCCTGGCCGCGGAGCTGCCGCGCTGGGGGGACGCCGCGGCCGAGGCGGCCGGCAAGGCCGTGGCCGGCGACGCCGTGCTGCTGCTGCCGAGTTCGGCGACGAGTCCCCTCCCCTCTCCGGAGACGGGCCTGCGGATCACCGCGCGCCGCCCGAGGATCAGCCCGTGGCGGGTGCCCGCGCTGCTGGTCGAGCCGGGGCCCGCGCTGGGCCTGCTGACCGAGGCGTTCGAACCGCCACCCGTCGCCGGGCCGTCCCTGCGCTATCTCGCGGTCGTCGCCGTCCACGCCCGTGACCTGGTGCGGCGTGGCCGGGTGCTGCCCCAGCTCGTCACCGAGGCCGGCGGTTACGCGGCGCGCTGGCGGCCGGTGCTGACCGGCGCGCATGCCGACCGCTTCCGCGAGCTCGCCGCCGCCATGCCGCCGGTCTGCCGGGCGGTGGGGCAGGAGCGGCCGTCCGCCCGATTGCTGGCCGAGGCGCTGGCGTGCCTGGCCGACGCCGCCGTACGGCAGGCGCTGCCGGAGCGCCTGCTCGGCGGGCACCGTCCCGGGCTGCGCGGCCCCTTGGCCGACCGATGGACGGTGGCGCTCACCGGGGACACGGCTGCCCTCCCCGGCGCCCGCCAGGAAGAGGCGGAGGCGCTGGCCCGGCCGTTGGAGGACTGGTTCAGGGCGGCTCACCAGCTCGACGGCCCGGTCAGGGTGTGCTTCCGCCTCGTCGAGCCCCTCCCGCCCGAGGATCAGCCGGATCACGAGACGAGCGCGAACCCGGGTCAGACAGCCGAGCGGGCCGCCACGCAGACGAACACCACCGCGCAGACGGACACCGCGTATTCCGGACCGGGAGGCAGGGCAGCGCCGCCTCCTGCGGGGGGCCTGGCCGGTGACGTACGTCGAGGCGCCGGAGGCGAGGCCACGGGCGCCGGCGCGTGGCGGGTCGAGTTCGCCCTCCAGTCGGCGGAGGACCCGAGCCTCTACGTGCCCGCTCCCCTCGTCTGGGCGGGCGAGAGCATGCCCGGGCTGCCGGGACGGCCGGACGAGACGCTGCTCGCCGGGCTGGGCCGGGCGGCCCGTCTCTACCCGAAGATCGACGACGCACTCCGCGGCCCCCGGCCGACGCACGTCGGCCTCGACGTGGAGGGGGCCTTCCACTTCCTCCGGCACGCCGCGCCTCTCCTGCAGTCGGCCGGCTTCGGCGTGCAACTGCCCGCGTGGGCGGGCCGCACCCGGCTCGGCCTGAAGCTCACCACGCGGTCCCGCTCCGGACCCGGCGCCGCCTCCGACCAGGGGTTCGGGCTGGCGCAGCTCGTGGACTTCCGGGCCGAGCTGGCCGTCGGCGACGAGACGATCAGCGAGGCGGAGCTGGCCGAGCTGGCCCGGCTCAAGGTGCCGCTGGTGCGGCTGCGCGGGCAGTGGGTCGAGCTGGACGCCCGGCAGCTCGGGGCCGCGCTCAAGGCGGTGGAGCGCCGCGGCTCCGGTCAGATGACGATCGGCGAGGTCGTCCAGGAGCTCGTCCACGGCGGGGACGACGACCTTCCGCTCGTCGAGGTGGACGCCGACGGCCTCCTCGGCGACCTGCTGTCGGGCGAGGCCGACCGCCGCCTCGAACCCGTCGCGACCCCGGCCGCCTTCCACGGCACGCTGCGGCCCTATCAGGAACGCGGCCTGGCCTGGCTCAGCTTCATGTCCCAGATCGGCCTCGGCGCCGTCCTCGCGGACGACATGGGCTTGGGCAAAACCGCCCAGACGCTGTCACTCCTACTGAAAGAGCGCGAGTCGAGCGAGCGGTCCGGGGCGACGCTGCTGGTGTGCCCGATGTCGCTGCTCAGCAACTGGCAGAAGGAGGCCGCCCGCTTCGCGCCCTCGCTCGACGTCTACCTCCATCACGGCGCGGGCCGCCTGCGCGGCGAGGAGCTGGCCGAGCGGATCGGCGCGGCCGACCTCGTCCTCACGACGTACGGCACGGCGTTACGCGACCGCGACACCCTGGCCGGGTTCACCTGGGCCCGGGTCGTCTGCGACGAGGCCCAGGCCGTCAAGAACGCCGCCGCCCGGCAGGCCCAGGCGGTGCGCTCGCTCCCGGCGCGTACGCGGCTGGCGCTGACCGGCACCCCGGTCGAGAACCATCTGGCCGAGCTGTGGTCGATCATGGAGTTCTGCAACCCCGGCCTGCTCGGATCGGCGCGGGCCTTCCGTGAGCGCTACCAGGAGCCGATCGAACGGCGGGGCGACGAGACGGCGGCCGCCGCGCTCAAGCGGGCGACCGGCCCGTTCGTGCTCCGGCGCCTCAAGACCGACAAGACGATCATCTCCGACCTCCCGGACAAGATGGAGATGAAGGTCTGGTGCACGCTCACCCCCGAGCAGGCGAGCCTCTACCAGGCGGTGGTCGAGGACATGATGGGCCGGATCGCCGACAGCGAGGGCATCGAGCGGCGCGGGAACGTCCTGGCCGCGATGACCAGGCTCAAGCAGGTCTGCAACCATCCCGCCCATCTGCTCAAGGACGGCTCCCGGCTGTCCGGCAGGTCGGGGAAGCTGGCCCGGCTGGAGGAGCTGGCCGAGGAGATCCTCAGCGAGGGCGACAAGGCGCTGGTCTTCACGCAGTACGCCGAGTTCGGCTCGATGCTGCAGCCCTACCTGGCGGCGCGTCTCGACCGCCCGGTGCTGTGGCTGCACGGCGGGCTGCCGAAGAAGACCCGCGACGCGCTGGTGGAGCGGTTCCAGACCGAGAACGAGCCGATGATCTTCCTGCTGTCGCTCAAGGCCGCCGGCACCGGCCTCAACCTCACCGCCGCCAACCACGTCGTGCACGTGGACCGGTGGTGGAACCCCGCCGTGGAGGACCAGGCGACCGACCGGGCGTTCCGCATCGGCCAGACCCGCAACGTGCAGGTCAGGAAGTTCGTCTGCGTGGGCACGCTGGAGGAGCGGATCGACGAGATGATCGAGCGCAAGAAGGCCCTGGCCCAAAGTGTCGTCGGGACGGGCGAGGACTGGATCGCCACCCTGTCCACGGCGGAGCTGCGCGAGCTGTTCCGCCTGTCCCCCGAGGCGGTGAGCTGAATGCCGGTCGGTCGGGACGGCTGGTTCGAGGCCGCACGGCCCATCAGGGTCGAGGGCGGCATCAAGGCGCGCTCGAAGCGGGGCACCATCGGCGAGCAGTGGTGGTCGCGCCGGTTCGTCGACATCCTGGAGCGCGTCTGCGACCCGGGCAGGCTGAGCCGGGGCCGCGCGTACGCGCGCCGCGGCCAGGTGCTCGGCCTCGACCTCGGCCCCGGCCTGGTGAAGGCCCGGGTGCAGGGTTCGCGACCGGCCCCTTACGACGTGAGCGTGCGCATCACCGCGTACGGCGAGCGGGAGTGGGCGGGGCTGGTCGATGCGCTGGCCGCGCAGGCCCTCCACCGGGCCAAGCTGCTGGCCGGGGAGATGCCACCGGAGATCGAGCAGGTCTTCGAGGCGTGCGGGCTGCCGCTGTTCCCCGGCGAGCGCGGCCTGGACATGGACTGCTCCTGCCCCGACTGGGGCTTCCCGTGCAAGCACCTGTCGGCCGTGCTCTACCTGCTGGCCGAGGCGTTCGACGACGACCCCTTCCTGGTGCTGGCCTGGCGGGGCATGGCCAGGGAGGCGCTGCTCGACGCCCTCCGCGCCACCGGCGGCGGGCGGGCTCCAGGCGAGACAGAGCCGGCAGGCGCCGGGACAGAACCGGGAGGCGGGACATCCGGGCTGCTCGGCGTGGCCGACGTCCCGTTCGCCGAGCGGATCGGCGACTTCTACGAGTCCGGCGCCTCGGCGGCCCGCCTCGGCCCGCCGGCCGATCCCGGGTCGCCTCCCGACCTGCTGCTGCGCGCGCTGGACCCGCCGCAGGTCAAGGCCAGGCACATCCCGTTGCTCGACCTGCTGCGGCCCGCGTACCGGACCCTCGCCGCCTGGGGAGACGAGGAGGCCGGGTAATCCCTCACGGCCGCGCAGAACGAGACGGCCGAACAACCCTCACAGCCGCGCAGAGGGGAACCCCTCACGGCCGCGCAGAACGAGACGGCCGAACAACCCTCACAGCCGCGCAGAGGGGAACCCCTCACGGCCGCGCAGAACGAGACGGCCGAGCGGGAGGGTCCTCGGCCCTGTTGCGCCGGATGCCGATCCGCCACCGCCCCTGTCACCGACTCCGCCTGGCTCTGGCGACGCCGCGACCGGACTGATCAGGTGTCCTCGAAGCTCTGCGGGACCATCACGCGGACACCGTTCGGGACGGTCCTGAGTATGAGCGGGGTGCGCAGTCTCACCTCGCCGTCGATGTCGGCCGCCATCGGCGGGTCGGTCTCCAGCAGTATCTCCTGGCCGGTCACGAACGGCCCGCCCGCGAGGCTGGTCCACTTGCCGGTGGTCGCCCGCACGAGGGTCTCCCCGAGCAGGCGCAGCCGCTTGCCCGAGCCGAGCTGATAGGCCACCAGCTTGCGGTTGTCGATGCTGACGTCCTTGGCGATCTGCCAGCCGCCGTGGAAGCGGCCGTTGGCGATGTTGAGCTGGTGGGTCAGCAGCTCGTGGCGCTTGCCGTCCACAGTCAGGTACGCGCGGAACGGCCGGTGCCTCGGCAGGATCGTCATCGCGGTCAGCGGGTAGGCGGCCCGGCCGAGCATCCGCTTGAGCCACGGCTTGACGGTGCCCGCCACCTCGACCGAGACGCCGAAGCTCGCGAGGTTGGCGAAGGGCCGGTCGCCGCAGATGCCGAGGTCG
This region includes:
- a CDS encoding FAD-dependent monooxygenase translates to MSTVLISGAGIAGPTLAYCLAGHGFRVTVVERGGRLRSSGNPVDVRGPAVPVAERMGVMPRLRRAATGTTGVGFVDAAGRRVGRMDMRAVQRPDEVEVPRGDLASILYEASRDRAEFLFDDSITALDQDEHGVDVTFERAAPRRFDLVIGADGLHSVTRRLAFGRETGTPQSGLVRHMGLYVATTPLPEGAAGGGRDILMHNTPGKAVAVNPRPAGAFFLYRSPEEPGFDHRDTEQHKRMLIDAFAGVAWRAPELLDHVRAADDLYFDSVSQVRLPRWWNGRVALLGDAASCVSLFGDGSTLAMAGAFTLAEALAAHSGDPAAAFRAYEAAHRRLVDPRQRNVAQASALLVPATRGGIVARNLATRLWPAVAAATRLRHALA
- a CDS encoding MFS transporter, with the protein product MLAGPVVAGAVINALSWRWIFFLAVPLLLLTSILSAVLLPFAAAFAVPLYFQTVDGMPPGQAGWLSPHRGRACSSRCSWPEGSTTAPI
- a CDS encoding GNAT family N-acetyltransferase, which translates into the protein MLGADLDVFVDERLSQGGWRLWTVGDEPVAMAAMTSVVAGTARITPVYTLPGHRGRGHGSAVTAAVSQAALDAGAEHVLLFTDLADATSNSVYQRIGYRPVSDYRIVVP
- a CDS encoding GNAT family N-acetyltransferase gives rise to the protein MTANFRQYLTGWGVADRGEGDLDYFRSGLAQPQFNGVVRIRSLDAVEQIAATARDRLAGVPWWWWIGPDSPAGTSSALTTLGAQEPPTLPVMARSLDQAVDPMDQPAGLRIEAVTGYDRLPELVRTYSASMGIAPDLEPGIVRIESRRRDNADIVRLAAVLEDRVVGTATVIAAHDVAGIFLVHVADTHRRRGIGAALTAAALRAGQDRGTRLAALAASPAGEPLYRRFGFVEVAQYRLFAFPA
- a CDS encoding glycoside hydrolase family 9 protein; this translates as MRRTFPALAALIISTAVVPAAVPQSASAAPAFNYGEALQKSLFFYEAQQSGTLPSTNRVTWRGDSALNDGKDVGLDLTGGWYDAGDHVKFGLPMAFSATMLAWGAVDYRDAYASSGQLTYLMNSLRFVNDYFVKAHPSSNVLYGQVGNGNADHAWWGAAEVLPMSRPSYKIDASCGGSDLAGETAAAMAASSIVFRPTDPSYADKLLTHAKQLYTFADTVRGKYSDCITDAQNFYKSWSGYNDELVWGAIWLYRATQDSSYLAKAESYYANLGTEPQSTTKSYKWTIAWDDKSYGCYVLLAKLTGKQQYADDANRWLDWWTVGVNGQRVNYSPGGQAVLDSWGSLRYAANTAFVALYYSDWLTDSTRKARYHDFAVRQINYALGDNPRKSSYEIGFGNNPPRNPHHRTAHGTWTNNLNGEPAQSRHILYGALVGGPKSADDAYTDSRADYTMNEVATDYNAGFTSALVRLYKEYGGTPLSNFPVAETPDGPEIYLQAAVNASGQNFTEIKTLVYNHSAWPARALTDGSFRYYFTLDGDTTPSQITLTANYNQCKPPTGPTQFSGRVYYVTIDCSGQVIAPQGQSESRREVQFRIASSGSWDPSNDWSYTGVSTTPSTPVTVQNMTLYSGSTKIWGNAPGAEPSPSPSPSVSPSPSPSPSPSPSASPSPSPSPSPSPSPSPSPSPSPSPSPSPATGKACTATYTLVNSWQGGFQADITVRNSGASAISGWTVTWSFPSGQTISQLWSGTVSQSGSNVTVTNLSWNGNLGSGATTNFGFTGNGSGTAPSTVTCTPA
- a CDS encoding cellulose binding domain-containing protein, with the protein product MIRRTIAATGLILATAGITAAPASADSIGCKAVYTVTSQWPGTRDAVSLGQVTVTNSGSWAIKGWRVSWRYTDGSVITQVWGAVPLPVIGTVGSYAFGNETYNGELPIGGSTVFGFAARLGGGRAPEVTCTPA